A single region of the Nicotiana sylvestris chromosome 6, ASM39365v2, whole genome shotgun sequence genome encodes:
- the LOC104228599 gene encoding uncharacterized protein: MDWFSWLSKTELEPSLVYEYGLAFAHNELEQDDIPYFNHEFLQSMGISIAKHRLEILKLAKKERGAVPNSMSKFLLVMKRTKKRFSKYFRTWVLRRDESTLALVPRRSYSSRGKRTMLKMKRNKSSVVAPKQNTLLLTNGSPIFMSSSRINSFSSPMIHDLRGDEKMDLDYSDYWTSSIRWDSMFQNLKPT; the protein is encoded by the coding sequence ATGGATTGGTTTTCTTGGCTGTCCAAAACAGAACTAGAGCCATCACTTGTTTATGAATATGGCCTAGCATTTGCACATAACGAGCTAGAACAAGACGACATTCCTTACTTCAACCATGAATTTCTCCAAAGTATGGGAATTTCTATAGCCAAACACAGGCTGGAAATTCTCAAACTTGCCAAGAAAGAGAGAGGAGCTGTTCCAAATTCCATGTCAAAGTTTCTCTTGGTAATGAAACGTACCAAGAAACGTTTTTCCAAGTATTTTAGGACATGGGTTCTTCGTCGCGACGAATCAACACTTGCACTTGTGCCTAGAAGAAGTTACAGTTCAAGAGGGAAGAGAACAATGCTCAAGATGAAGAGAAACAAGAGTAGTGTTGTAGCACCAAAGCAGAATACTTTGTTGCTTACAAATGGTAGTCCTATATTCATGTCTAGTTCAAGAATTAATAGTTTTTCGAGTCCTATGATTCATGATCTTCGTGGGGATGAGAAAATGGATTTAGATTATAGTGATTATTGGACATCCTCAATCAGGTGGGATTCAATGTTTCAAAATTTGAAACCTACTTAA
- the LOC104228600 gene encoding uncharacterized protein, with the protein MEVERFPITTNVALQRMICSVVLETAQKSLLSLLFMSELLCLYSDLVGAERRFPFGELKRATAPDNETMDSSETDDDEDEDDENTDDDDDDDDEYSDEGSDDDDEEASDGDDTGANGNGGHDDDSDDEDGDDENDDEDNEEDDDEDDDEEENQPPYKKKK; encoded by the exons ATGGAGGTGGAGAGATTTCCCATCACCACCAATGTGGCTTTGCAGAGAATGATTTGCTCAGTGGTGCTTGAAACTGCTCAAAAATCTCTTCTTTCTCTTCTCTTCATG AGTGAGCTTCTATGCTTGTACTCGGACCTTGTTGGAGCGGAGAGGAG GTTTCCTTTTGGTGAGCTTAAAAGAGCTACGGCACCAGATAATGAAACCATGGATTCAAGTGaaactgatgatgatgaagacgaaGATGATGAGAAcactgatgatgatgatgacgatGATGATGAGTATTCTGATGAAGgaagtgatgatgatgatgaagaggcTTCGGATGGAGATGATACTGGGGCAAATGGGAATGGAGGGCATGATGATGATTCAGATGACGAAGATGGTGATGATGAAAATGACGATGAGGACAATGAAGaggatgatgatgaggatgacgATGAAGAAGAGAATCAACCACCATATAAGAAGAAAAAGTGA
- the LOC104228601 gene encoding triphosphate tunnel metalloenzyme 3-like has product MSNALRFLKNLSFPSLCRSPHSAISKPITSMEVEVKLRLPNAVSHQRVSSILSPYHLKTHAQENIFFDGANSELSSKLAVLRLRFYDLDAQCIVSLKAKPVISNGVSRIEEDEEPIDPSIGRACVSDPWRLLLIDSSRVIQRVRDEYGIGEKGLVCLGGFRNVRAVYEWKGLKLELDETHYEFGMNYEIECESSDPEKAKDLIEELLKSHGIEYSYSTVSKFAIFRSGKLPQRFVRAYHARYNQKTAGDLWRTRCEKRDLDGPDM; this is encoded by the exons ATGTCAAATGCATTACGATTTCTTAAAAACCTCAGCTTTCCATCCCTCTGCAGATCTCCGCATTCCGCCATTTCCAAACCCATAACCTCCATGGAAGTAGAAGTCAAGCTCCGTTTACCAAACGCCGTTTCTCACCAACGCGTCTCCTCAATTCTTTCACCTTACCACCTCAAAACCCACGCCCAAGAAAACATCTTCTTCGACGGAGCCAATTCCGAACTCTCCTCCAAACTCGCCGTCCTCCGCCTCCGCTTCTACGATCTCGACGCCCAATGCATTGTTTCCCTCAAGGCTAAACCCGTCATTTCAAACGGCGTAAGTCgtattgaagaagatgaagaaccTATTGACCCTTCCATTGGCCGCGCGTGTGTTTCGGACCCCTGGCGGCTTTTATTGATTGATTCTTCGAGGGTGATTCAAAGGGTGAGAGATGAGTATGGAATTGGGGAAAAGGGTTTGGTTTGTTTGGGTGGGTTTAGGAATGTGAGAGCGGTGTATGAGTGGAAAGGATTGAAATTGGAGCTGGATGAAACGCATTATGAATTTGGAATGAATTATGAGATTGAATGTGAGAGTTCGGATCCGGAAAAAGCCAAGGATTTGATAGAGGAGCTTTTGAAGAGTCATGGTATTGAGTATTCCTACTCTACTGTTTCTAAATTTGCCATTTTTCGCTCTGGAAAATTGCCTCA GCGATTTGTGCGGGCATACCATGCTAGATATAATCAAAAAACGGCAGGCGATTTGTGGAGGACAAGATGTGAGAAACGAGACTTGGATGGTCCAGACATGTGA